One Natrinema marinum genomic window carries:
- a CDS encoding ASCH domain-containing protein: MSELDPGELLPSERMQTQVLEGEVTQIHRGHRYADEGDTFAIDGTTFEVTEIRERTLGDLTDEDARAEGMDDLEAYERLLERAHENFEWDDDSEVVLHRFERQ, encoded by the coding sequence ATGAGCGAACTCGATCCCGGCGAACTGTTGCCCAGCGAGCGAATGCAGACGCAGGTACTGGAGGGCGAGGTCACCCAGATTCATCGGGGCCACCGGTACGCCGACGAAGGCGATACGTTCGCCATCGACGGAACGACGTTCGAAGTGACCGAGATCCGCGAGCGTACGCTCGGCGATCTGACCGACGAGGATGCCCGAGCAGAAGGGATGGACGACCTCGAGGCCTACGAGCGGCTGCTCGAGCGCGCCCACGAGAACTTCGAGTGGGACGACGACAGCGAGGTCGTATTACACCGATTCGAGCGACAGTAA
- a CDS encoding translation initiation factor IF-6: MQRLAFAGSAYVGVFARATDSCVLVRPDIDDDVVADLADELEVPAVRTTVGGSSTVGALATGNENGLLVSARVLEYERETLEAEVDVPVAELPGNINAAGNVVLANDYGAYVHPDLPREAIGIVEDTLEVPVERGDLAGVRTVGTAAVANNTGVLCHPKATDEELDALEEALDVRADVGTVNYGAPLVGSGLIANEAGYVVGEDTTGPELGRIEDALGYLD; encoded by the coding sequence TTGCAACGCCTCGCCTTCGCCGGGTCGGCGTACGTCGGGGTCTTCGCCCGTGCGACCGACTCGTGCGTACTCGTTCGCCCCGACATCGATGACGACGTGGTGGCCGATCTGGCCGACGAACTCGAGGTGCCCGCCGTTCGGACGACCGTCGGCGGCTCCTCGACGGTCGGCGCGTTAGCGACGGGTAACGAGAACGGCCTGCTCGTCAGCGCTCGCGTCCTCGAGTACGAACGCGAGACGCTCGAGGCGGAAGTCGACGTACCTGTCGCCGAACTGCCGGGCAACATCAACGCCGCCGGCAACGTCGTCCTCGCGAACGACTACGGGGCCTACGTCCATCCGGACCTGCCCCGCGAGGCGATCGGGATCGTCGAAGACACGCTCGAGGTGCCCGTCGAACGCGGCGACCTCGCGGGCGTTCGAACCGTCGGCACGGCCGCCGTTGCCAATAACACCGGCGTCCTCTGTCATCCGAAGGCGACCGACGAGGAACTCGACGCCTTAGAGGAAGCACTCGACGTCCGGGCCGATGTCGGAACGGTCAACTACGGTGCGCCGCTGGTCGGTTCCGGACTCATCGCGAACGAGGCCGGCTACGTCGTCGGCGAGGACACCACCGGCCCGGAACTGGGCCGGATCGAGGACGCGCTCGGCTATCTCGACTGA
- the rpl18a gene encoding 50S ribosomal protein L18Ae, with translation MSQFTVSGRFKSRDGFAPFETTIDAENENVAREHAYSQLGSQHGLKRTEIELDEVSER, from the coding sequence ATGAGTCAATTCACGGTCAGTGGTCGGTTCAAGAGCCGCGACGGCTTCGCGCCGTTCGAGACGACCATCGACGCCGAAAACGAGAACGTCGCCCGCGAACACGCTTACTCCCAGCTCGGGAGCCAGCACGGGCTCAAGCGCACCGAGATCGAACTCGACGAGGTATCCGAACGATGA
- the pfdA gene encoding prefoldin subunit alpha, translated as MSQQQLQQLSQELQEIEEQIETLQTNVEAVQQEKTEVDEAIEALDSLETDSTVQVPVGGGAYLRATIEDIDEVIVDLGADYAAEFEEDDAVDALENKKERLDDRIDDLNEEIAELETESSELEQQAQQLQQQAMQQQMQQMGGGQGPQGPDE; from the coding sequence ATGAGCCAGCAGCAACTCCAGCAGCTTTCCCAAGAACTCCAAGAGATCGAAGAACAGATCGAGACCCTCCAGACCAACGTCGAGGCCGTCCAACAGGAGAAGACCGAAGTCGACGAAGCCATCGAGGCCCTCGACTCGCTCGAGACCGACTCGACCGTGCAGGTGCCCGTCGGCGGCGGCGCGTATCTCCGTGCGACCATCGAGGACATCGACGAAGTGATCGTCGATCTCGGCGCCGACTACGCCGCCGAGTTCGAGGAGGACGACGCCGTCGACGCCCTCGAGAACAAGAAAGAGCGACTCGACGACCGCATCGACGACCTCAACGAAGAGATCGCCGAGCTCGAGACCGAGAGCAGCGAACTCGAACAGCAGGCCCAGCAGCTCCAACAGCAGGCGATGCAACAGCAGATGCAGCAGATGGGCGGCGGTCAGGGCCCGCAGGGTCCCGACGAGTAA
- the ftsY gene encoding signal recognition particle-docking protein FtsY, producing the protein MFDNLKDKLGSFREDAEEAAEENAEEVDEEELEEAELDDVDDPETTQSDTAEADASELADDEPAETVAASTADPDSELEEPNATGDSVAARTAESTGQEPATDADPDFGEEAAESEAEPAVDDVEATGDAEEPAAAEAETDDDDRSGLGAKARSLFSGSSDESEPAEADADEPAADEAVAETAVDENGVDEDEADEDEADEGDDAAETGGTGFGTKAKSLVKGKFVIEEDDLEGPLRELEMALLSSDVEMGVAEEILDNIRDELVGETRTFTTSTGEVVEEALHNAIYDVISVGQFDFDERIAVEDTPVTIIFTGVNGVGKTTSIAKLSRYFEERGYSTVMANGDTYRAGANQQIQEHADALDTKCISHEQGGDPAAVLYDAVEYAEANDVDIVLGDTAGRLHTNEGLMDQLEKIERVVGPDMTLFVDEAVAGQDAVNRAREFNDAAEIDGAILTKADADSNGGAAISVAHVTGKPILFLGVGQGYDDLERFDPDEMVDRLLAAE; encoded by the coding sequence ATGTTCGATAACCTGAAGGATAAGCTCGGAAGCTTCCGCGAAGACGCCGAGGAAGCCGCCGAAGAGAACGCCGAGGAGGTCGACGAGGAGGAACTCGAGGAAGCGGAACTCGATGACGTCGACGACCCCGAGACGACACAGTCCGACACGGCGGAGGCGGACGCCTCCGAACTGGCCGACGACGAGCCGGCCGAGACGGTTGCCGCGTCGACGGCCGACCCCGACTCCGAACTCGAGGAGCCGAACGCGACCGGCGACTCGGTGGCGGCGCGGACGGCCGAGTCGACGGGTCAGGAGCCGGCGACCGATGCCGACCCTGACTTCGGCGAGGAAGCCGCGGAATCCGAAGCGGAGCCGGCCGTCGACGACGTGGAGGCGACCGGCGACGCTGAGGAGCCAGCGGCTGCGGAGGCCGAAACCGATGACGACGACAGGTCCGGTCTCGGTGCCAAGGCCCGGTCTCTCTTCAGCGGCTCGTCCGACGAATCGGAACCGGCCGAGGCGGACGCCGACGAGCCGGCCGCTGACGAAGCGGTAGCCGAGACAGCAGTCGACGAGAACGGAGTGGACGAGGACGAAGCGGACGAAGACGAAGCGGACGAAGGTGACGACGCCGCCGAGACCGGCGGAACCGGGTTCGGTACCAAAGCCAAGTCCCTCGTCAAGGGAAAGTTCGTCATCGAGGAAGACGACCTCGAGGGGCCCTTGCGCGAACTCGAGATGGCGCTGCTCTCGAGCGACGTGGAGATGGGCGTCGCCGAGGAGATCCTCGACAACATCCGCGACGAACTGGTCGGCGAGACCCGCACGTTCACCACTTCGACCGGCGAGGTCGTCGAGGAGGCGCTCCACAACGCGATCTACGACGTGATCAGCGTGGGCCAGTTCGACTTCGACGAGCGGATCGCCGTCGAGGACACGCCCGTCACCATCATCTTCACCGGCGTCAACGGCGTCGGGAAGACGACGTCGATCGCCAAACTGAGCCGCTACTTCGAGGAGCGAGGCTACTCGACGGTGATGGCCAACGGCGACACCTACCGCGCCGGCGCGAACCAGCAGATCCAGGAGCACGCCGACGCGCTGGACACGAAGTGCATCAGCCACGAACAGGGCGGCGACCCCGCGGCGGTGCTGTACGACGCCGTCGAGTACGCCGAGGCCAACGATGTCGACATCGTGCTCGGCGACACCGCGGGACGGCTCCACACCAACGAGGGGCTGATGGACCAACTCGAGAAGATCGAGCGCGTCGTCGGTCCCGACATGACGCTGTTCGTCGACGAAGCCGTCGCCGGACAGGACGCGGTCAACCGTGCTCGAGAGTTCAACGACGCCGCGGAGATCGACGGCGCAATCCTGACGAAAGCCGACGCCGATTCCAACGGCGGAGCGGCGATTTCGGTCGCGCACGTCACCGGGAAACCGATTCTCTTCCTCGGTGTCGGGCAAGGATACGACGATCTCGAGCGGTTCGATCCCGACGAGATGGTCGACCGGTTGCTGGCAGCGGAGTAA